In Desulfovibrio legallii, one genomic interval encodes:
- a CDS encoding methyl-accepting chemotaxis protein: MVSSPKMLLPGGAGLLLGAALAALAGALGAGPALAGLAAAAAAVICTLVGLRLLAGTALRENLRVVAAAAQGAALDGSAAIPPPLLMALQDLGHELSQTRGRLHGILAGIPMPYLLVDTEERALSTNQDCLNMLEINDSVEDCLGKTLAELFYNDPTRETAVGKSIKNGQYFRNLEVTIGGHKGSRVNVLANVFPIYSQEGVCMGGMCLYVDMTALKNAQQQISDKNQRMAEVAAALQETMDTLSVIAESLSQGIRQSDENAAEAARRLAEAATAMDRMNAAVQEVAHNADVAAEASSHTRDKAQGGADVVRNALESIEAVHELSLTLRDDMTQLDSHARAISAIMNVISDIADQTNLLALNAAIEAARAGEAGRGFAVVADEVRKLAEKTMASTNDVAKAIAAIQDSTAKSMVSTENAVGQVERATDFAGQSGSALQDIVGTVENTVEQVKAIAAASDQQSATSEGINRTIDQVSTVVADTAHSMTSARHETNKLLEITRSLEQLTAQLQE, encoded by the coding sequence ATGGTTTCGTCACCCAAGATGTTGCTGCCCGGGGGCGCAGGCCTGCTGCTGGGCGCGGCTTTGGCCGCCCTGGCCGGTGCGCTGGGGGCCGGGCCCGCGTTGGCCGGCCTTGCAGCCGCAGCCGCGGCCGTGATTTGCACGCTGGTTGGTCTGCGCCTGCTGGCGGGTACGGCCCTGCGCGAGAACCTGCGCGTCGTGGCGGCCGCCGCCCAGGGCGCGGCCCTGGACGGTTCCGCCGCCATACCTCCACCGCTTCTCATGGCCCTGCAGGACCTGGGTCACGAGCTAAGCCAGACCAGGGGGCGTCTGCACGGCATTCTGGCAGGCATCCCCATGCCGTATCTGCTGGTGGATACAGAAGAACGGGCCCTGAGCACCAATCAGGACTGCCTGAACATGCTGGAAATCAATGACAGCGTGGAGGATTGCCTGGGCAAGACTCTGGCCGAACTTTTTTACAATGACCCCACGCGGGAAACCGCCGTGGGCAAAAGCATCAAAAACGGCCAGTATTTCCGCAATCTGGAGGTCACCATTGGCGGGCACAAGGGCTCGCGCGTCAACGTGCTGGCCAACGTCTTTCCCATCTACAGCCAGGAGGGCGTCTGCATGGGCGGCATGTGCCTCTATGTGGATATGACCGCCCTCAAAAACGCCCAGCAGCAAATTTCGGACAAAAACCAACGCATGGCCGAGGTGGCCGCAGCCCTGCAGGAAACGATGGATACTCTCAGCGTCATTGCCGAAAGCCTTTCGCAGGGTATCCGCCAGTCGGACGAAAACGCCGCAGAAGCCGCCCGCCGTCTGGCCGAGGCCGCCACAGCCATGGACCGCATGAACGCCGCCGTACAGGAAGTGGCCCACAACGCCGATGTGGCCGCTGAAGCCTCCTCCCACACCCGCGACAAAGCTCAGGGCGGCGCGGACGTGGTGCGCAACGCCCTGGAAAGCATTGAGGCCGTGCACGAGCTTTCCCTGACCCTGCGGGATGACATGACCCAGCTGGACAGCCATGCCAGAGCCATTTCTGCAATCATGAACGTCATTTCGGACATTGCGGACCAGACCAATCTGCTGGCCCTCAACGCCGCCATTGAAGCGGCCCGCGCCGGCGAAGCCGGACGCGGCTTTGCCGTGGTGGCCGACGAGGTGCGCAAACTGGCAGAAAAAACCATGGCTTCCACCAACGATGTGGCCAAAGCCATTGCCGCTATTCAGGACAGCACGGCCAAAAGCATGGTTTCCACAGAAAATGCCGTAGGCCAGGTGGAGCGTGCAACAGACTTTGCCGGGCAATCTGGATCAGCCCTTCAGGATATTGTGGGGACGGTGGAAAACACCGTAGAACAGGTCAAGGCCATTGCCGCGGCCAGCGATCAGCAGTCCGCTACCAGCGAGGGTATCAACCGCACCATCGACCAGGTCAGCACCGTGGTTGCGGATACGGCCCACTCCATGACCAGCGCCCGCCATGAAACCAACAAGCTGCTGGAAATCACCCGCTCTCTGGAACAGTTGACGGCGCAATTGCAGGAATGA
- the rimP gene encoding ribosome maturation factor RimP, with product MTEEACKNAIIRLVEPLAHALGLVLWGVEVVRAGRVLVRVYVDVPVAACGVAGHPADGRCGLSVENPAANPAASPATDAVPPPLSALSATVDQCEKISRQLGLALDVEDCFADPYVLEVSTPGLTRVFFCLEQMSPYVGDVVEARLERPLAPQSADAAPSELPARRVWRGILRAVEDTGFVLAPAQVSPEGDVLPEDLPAARIPWEAARRVSRMYVFRKPVKPGKGPGQGRGKGIGKKPSKKSEKEKGDEGGRGNAEAGRAPGATPEEAAATTAGRIPG from the coding sequence ATGACCGAAGAAGCCTGCAAAAACGCCATAATCCGCTTGGTTGAACCCCTGGCGCACGCCCTGGGCCTGGTGCTTTGGGGCGTTGAAGTGGTGCGCGCCGGGCGCGTTCTGGTCCGGGTGTATGTGGACGTGCCCGTTGCCGCATGCGGCGTTGCGGGCCATCCTGCGGATGGCCGATGCGGTCTTTCCGTCGAAAATCCAGCCGCAAATCCAGCCGCAAGTCCAGCCACGGATGCCGTGCCCCCGCCGCTGTCCGCGCTTTCCGCCACGGTGGACCAGTGCGAAAAAATTTCCCGTCAGCTGGGTCTGGCCCTGGACGTGGAAGACTGTTTTGCCGACCCCTATGTGCTGGAGGTTTCCACCCCCGGCCTGACCCGTGTCTTTTTTTGCCTGGAGCAGATGTCCCCCTATGTGGGGGATGTGGTGGAAGCCCGCCTGGAGCGGCCGTTGGCCCCGCAGTCTGCGGACGCGGCCCCGTCGGAGCTGCCTGCCCGGCGCGTCTGGCGCGGCATTTTGCGGGCAGTAGAAGACACGGGCTTTGTGCTTGCACCGGCCCAGGTGAGCCCCGAAGGAGATGTGCTGCCCGAGGATCTGCCCGCGGCGCGCATTCCCTGGGAGGCCGCCCGCAGGGTCAGCCGCATGTATGTGTTCCGTAAGCCTGTCAAGCCTGGCAAAGGGCCGGGGCAAGGGCGCGGCAAGGGCATCGGGAAGAAGCCCAGCAAAAAATCTGAAAAGGAAAAGGGCGACGAGGGCGGCCGCGGCAATGCGGAAGCCGGACGCGCGCCCGGCGCAACCCCGGAAGAGGCGGCCGCAACCACGGCGGGCCGCATTCCCGGATAG
- the nusA gene encoding transcription termination factor NusA: protein MNLELKKAIDQISKDKGLDRNMLIETLEDAVRTSVLRRFSEDTDVEVSYNDDTGDIEVYQFKIVVPDGDVANPDTQIELVEARTHDPSVQLDDEVGFRVRVEDLGRIAAQSAKQVIIQRMRDAEQGIIYEEYKDRVGEIVSGIIQRRDKGGWVINLGRTEAILPREEQIPREHYKRGDRVQALIVEVRQEGRGPQVVVSRSHRDYMAALFRREVPEVDDGVVQIMGVARDPGSRAKVAVLSRERDVDPVGACVGVRGSRIQNIVQELHGERIDIVVWSADIATYARNALAPALVSRIVVDEEENLLEVIVPDDQLTNAIGRKGQNVKLAARLLGWKVDIFTETRYNEANAIGHGLEQVASVAEVSIEALLAAGYSSLDKLREASDEDLADKLIISASRIADLRSAINFLAPVVETTPESSAVHLGGPAAETDAADAAPAAEDGVSEAGEGVEDAPAATPDTRDGDA from the coding sequence ATGAATCTTGAACTCAAAAAGGCCATTGACCAGATCAGCAAAGACAAGGGCCTGGACCGCAATATGCTCATCGAAACGCTGGAGGACGCCGTGCGCACTTCGGTGTTACGTCGCTTCAGTGAAGATACGGACGTGGAGGTGAGCTACAACGACGACACCGGCGATATTGAGGTCTATCAGTTCAAAATCGTTGTGCCGGATGGCGACGTGGCCAACCCTGACACGCAGATTGAGCTGGTCGAGGCCCGTACCCACGACCCCTCCGTGCAGCTGGACGACGAGGTGGGCTTTCGCGTGCGGGTGGAGGATCTGGGCCGCATTGCCGCGCAGTCGGCCAAGCAGGTCATCATTCAGCGCATGCGCGACGCCGAGCAGGGCATTATTTACGAAGAATACAAAGACCGCGTGGGTGAGATTGTTTCGGGCATCATTCAGCGGCGCGACAAGGGCGGCTGGGTCATCAACCTGGGCCGTACCGAGGCCATTTTGCCGCGTGAGGAGCAGATCCCGCGTGAGCACTACAAGCGCGGCGACCGCGTACAGGCCTTGATTGTCGAAGTGCGTCAGGAAGGACGCGGGCCGCAGGTGGTGGTTTCGCGTTCGCACCGCGATTACATGGCGGCCTTGTTCCGGCGCGAGGTGCCTGAAGTGGACGATGGCGTGGTGCAGATTATGGGCGTGGCCCGCGACCCCGGTTCGCGCGCCAAGGTGGCCGTGCTCTCGCGTGAGCGGGACGTGGACCCCGTGGGCGCGTGCGTGGGCGTGCGCGGTTCGCGCATCCAGAATATCGTGCAGGAGTTGCACGGTGAGCGCATCGACATCGTGGTCTGGAGCGCCGATATCGCCACCTATGCCCGCAATGCCCTGGCCCCGGCCCTGGTTTCGCGCATCGTGGTGGACGAAGAGGAAAATTTGCTGGAAGTCATCGTGCCTGACGATCAGCTTACCAACGCCATTGGGCGTAAGGGGCAGAACGTTAAGCTGGCCGCGCGCCTGCTGGGCTGGAAGGTCGATATCTTTACCGAAACCCGCTACAACGAGGCCAACGCCATCGGCCACGGTCTGGAGCAGGTGGCCAGTGTGGCTGAAGTTTCCATTGAGGCCCTGCTGGCTGCGGGCTACAGCTCGCTGGACAAGCTGCGTGAAGCCTCGGATGAAGACCTGGCCGACAAGTTGATTATCAGCGCTTCGCGCATTGCCGACCTGCGTTCGGCCATCAATTTTCTGGCTCCTGTGGTGGAAACCACGCCCGAATCTTCGGCCGTGCATCTGGGCGGCCCCGCCGCTGAAACGGATGCTGCGGATGCGGCCCCGGCCGCTGAAGACGGCGTTTCTGAAGCCGGGGAAGGTGTGGAGGATGCGCCCGCCGCGACGCCCGACACGCGGGACGGAGATGCCTGA
- a CDS encoding YlxR family protein, translating to MCVICRRRFAKAQLTRHVLTAEGILSIDAAKTRPGRGWYVCSDPVCTARFAKFRPGTRRKGGNHG from the coding sequence ATGTGTGTTATCTGCCGCCGCCGGTTCGCCAAGGCGCAATTGACCCGCCATGTGCTCACGGCGGAAGGAATTTTGAGTATTGACGCTGCAAAAACCAGACCGGGCAGGGGCTGGTATGTGTGTTCCGATCCTGTCTGTACGGCCAGATTCGCCAAATTCAGGCCCGGCACACGGCGTAAGGGGGGTAACCATGGCTGA
- the infB gene encoding translation initiation factor IF-2, which yields MADAKIKIKLLGEELSTSPKDMLRILRDLGIPARTSSGSVSPEEAARVRAHVAEQKQAEAGRVDSHPNVIVRRRRKESVDAPAEAPAAAVASSPEAPETEAALKAGASEAAAPAPEAAAPAASASDVAAKAAAPVAEAGATASVARVVKPARATTGARVLHRPGDTPPAPAVPVAEPAAVEPEVSPAAAPAAPAAPAAKSAILAEEEASPKAVAPEAAAPKAAEESAEKAARAARLARPDASAVPEGSSAPTLPPRAPEGRSERVEGKDGGEAAPHRSRAEASAAPQVRIISRPDPATQRPAGARPAAGARAGVGRDGAPRPARPGAPRPGAPRPGAPRPGGFGQQPGAPASEGREGQSKKKRLKGRRTVDFQQGNFGRRDDDDSGRLNRGKGRRKLGRGAPVAQATQPLKAAKRKIRITEAIRVADMAHQMGLKVNEIIKVLFGLGVMATINQSLDIDTATLVASEFGYEVEKVGFSEDDYLLPKEVDTPESLRPRPPVVTIMGHVDHGKTSLLDAIRKTNVTGGEAGGITQHIGAYHVKTKRGEIVFLDTPGHEAFTAMRARGAQVTDLVILVVAADDGVMEQTREAINHARAANVPIMVAVNKIDKPGANPDRVLRELAELGLQPEDWGGDTIVAKVSAKTREGLDALLEMVALQAEILELKANPDKPARGHIVEAKLDKGRGPVATVLVQEGTVHQGDNFVCGSFSGRVRALSNDQGKKVKEAGPSLPVEVQGFEGVPEAGEEFFVVADEKVARRIADARMVKQRERELASESRVTLETFLSQRASDQEALTLNLVVKADVQGSLEAITEALNKLSTDKVRISVVHGGTGAISESDILLASASKAIIIGFNVRPTAKIKDVAEHENVDIRFYDIIYKLVDDIKSAMAGMLAPVQREVYLGQAEVRDTFNVPKVGAIAGSYVADGKIARNAGVRLLRDGVVVYTGKIASLKRFKDDAKEVVKGNECGVGLENFNDVKIGDIIEAFETVEEAATL from the coding sequence ATGGCTGATGCGAAAATAAAGATTAAACTTCTCGGCGAGGAACTGTCCACAAGTCCCAAGGACATGTTGCGCATTCTGCGTGATCTGGGCATTCCGGCGCGGACTTCTTCCGGCTCTGTAAGCCCGGAGGAGGCGGCCCGCGTGCGCGCACATGTGGCCGAGCAGAAACAGGCCGAAGCCGGGCGTGTGGATTCCCACCCCAATGTTATTGTGCGCCGTCGCCGTAAGGAATCGGTCGATGCGCCTGCGGAAGCGCCCGCTGCGGCTGTGGCGTCTTCTCCTGAAGCGCCCGAAACTGAAGCGGCCCTCAAGGCTGGGGCGTCGGAAGCCGCCGCGCCTGCGCCCGAAGCAGCAGCCCCCGCTGCGTCCGCATCGGACGTTGCAGCCAAAGCTGCCGCCCCTGTTGCGGAGGCCGGCGCTACGGCCTCTGTTGCCCGTGTGGTCAAGCCTGCCAGGGCAACCACCGGCGCGCGCGTGCTGCACCGCCCCGGCGATACGCCGCCGGCCCCCGCCGTCCCTGTGGCTGAACCTGCGGCCGTGGAACCCGAAGTCTCTCCGGCGGCTGCCCCCGCCGCCCCTGCCGCCCCTGCCGCAAAATCCGCAATCCTCGCTGAGGAAGAGGCGTCTCCCAAGGCTGTTGCTCCGGAAGCGGCCGCCCCCAAGGCTGCGGAAGAAAGTGCGGAAAAGGCCGCCCGCGCGGCGCGTCTGGCCCGGCCCGACGCCTCTGCCGTGCCTGAGGGGTCTTCGGCGCCCACCCTGCCGCCGCGCGCGCCCGAAGGCCGCTCTGAGCGGGTGGAGGGTAAGGATGGGGGCGAGGCTGCGCCGCACCGTTCTCGGGCGGAAGCGTCTGCCGCGCCGCAGGTGCGGATCATTTCTCGTCCGGATCCCGCCACGCAACGTCCTGCCGGCGCCAGACCGGCGGCGGGCGCGCGTGCCGGCGTCGGCCGCGACGGGGCTCCCCGCCCTGCGCGCCCTGGCGCTCCCCGTCCCGGCGCTCCCCGTCCTGGCGCTCCCCGTCCCGGCGGGTTTGGCCAGCAGCCTGGCGCGCCTGCGTCCGAGGGTCGGGAAGGGCAGAGCAAGAAGAAGCGCCTTAAGGGGCGGCGTACTGTGGACTTTCAGCAGGGCAATTTTGGCCGCCGCGATGATGACGACAGCGGTCGGCTGAACCGCGGCAAAGGCCGCCGCAAGCTGGGGCGTGGCGCGCCTGTGGCTCAGGCCACGCAGCCCCTCAAGGCGGCCAAGCGCAAGATCCGTATTACCGAGGCCATCCGCGTGGCGGACATGGCCCACCAGATGGGCCTCAAGGTCAATGAGATCATCAAGGTGCTTTTTGGTCTGGGCGTCATGGCCACCATTAACCAGTCGCTGGATATAGACACGGCCACTCTGGTGGCTTCTGAATTCGGCTATGAGGTGGAGAAGGTGGGCTTCTCCGAGGACGACTACCTGCTGCCCAAAGAAGTGGACACGCCGGAGAGCCTCAGGCCTCGCCCGCCTGTGGTCACCATTATGGGCCACGTGGACCACGGCAAGACCTCCCTGCTGGACGCCATCCGTAAAACCAATGTCACCGGCGGCGAAGCGGGCGGCATCACCCAGCACATCGGCGCGTACCACGTCAAGACCAAGCGCGGCGAGATTGTCTTTCTGGACACGCCCGGCCACGAGGCCTTTACGGCCATGCGCGCCCGCGGTGCGCAGGTGACGGACCTGGTCATTCTGGTGGTGGCCGCCGACGACGGCGTCATGGAACAGACCCGCGAGGCCATCAACCACGCCCGTGCGGCCAATGTGCCCATTATGGTGGCTGTGAACAAAATTGACAAACCCGGCGCCAATCCTGACCGCGTGTTGCGTGAGCTGGCCGAACTGGGTCTGCAGCCCGAAGACTGGGGCGGCGACACCATTGTGGCCAAGGTTTCGGCCAAGACCCGTGAAGGGCTGGACGCTTTGCTGGAAATGGTGGCCCTGCAGGCCGAGATTCTGGAGCTTAAAGCCAACCCGGACAAGCCCGCGCGCGGCCACATTGTGGAAGCTAAGCTGGATAAGGGCCGGGGGCCTGTGGCCACGGTGCTGGTGCAGGAAGGCACCGTGCATCAGGGCGACAACTTTGTCTGCGGTTCGTTCTCAGGCCGCGTGCGCGCCCTGAGCAACGACCAGGGCAAGAAGGTCAAGGAGGCCGGGCCCTCCCTGCCGGTGGAAGTGCAGGGCTTTGAGGGCGTGCCCGAAGCGGGCGAAGAATTCTTTGTGGTGGCCGACGAAAAAGTGGCCCGCCGCATTGCCGACGCGCGCATGGTCAAGCAGCGCGAACGCGAGCTGGCTTCGGAATCCCGCGTTACGCTGGAAACCTTCCTCTCGCAGCGCGCTTCCGACCAGGAAGCCCTTACTCTTAATCTGGTGGTCAAGGCCGATGTGCAGGGCAGTCTGGAGGCCATTACCGAGGCCCTCAACAAGCTGAGCACGGACAAGGTGCGCATCAGCGTGGTGCACGGCGGCACGGGCGCCATATCCGAATCGGATATCCTGCTGGCGTCGGCTTCCAAGGCCATTATCATCGGCTTCAATGTGCGGCCTACGGCCAAGATCAAGGATGTTGCCGAACACGAGAATGTGGATATCCGCTTCTATGACATCATCTACAAGCTGGTGGACGACATCAAGAGCGCCATGGCCGGCATGCTGGCCCCGGTGCAGCGTGAAGTTTATCTGGGCCAGGCTGAGGTGCGGGATACCTTCAACGTGCCCAAGGTGGGCGCCATTGCCGGTTCCTATGTGGCGGACGGCAAGATAGCCCGCAACGCCGGCGTGCGCCTGCTGCGCGACGGCGTGGTGGTCTACACCGGCAAGATAGCCTCGCTGAAGCGCTTTAAGGACGACGCCAAGGAAGTGGTTAAAGGCAACGAATGCGGCGTGGGCCTGGAGAACTTCAACGATGTCAAGATCGGCGACATTATCGAAGCCTTTGAAACTGTTGAAGAAGCCGCAACGCTGTAA
- a CDS encoding DUF503 domain-containing protein, whose translation MFMAVLTVEFSLHGNDNLKAKRRVANSLKQKTRNRFNVAIAEAGTEESLTSLRLAVVSVSNSERHLRSRMDKCALMMEAVCPEEMVDSQVEIYAAD comes from the coding sequence ATGTTCATGGCGGTGCTTACCGTGGAGTTCAGCCTGCACGGCAACGACAACCTCAAGGCCAAGCGGCGGGTGGCCAACAGTCTGAAGCAGAAGACCCGCAACCGTTTCAATGTAGCCATCGCCGAGGCGGGTACGGAGGAGAGTTTGACCAGTTTGCGGCTGGCGGTAGTTTCCGTATCCAACAGCGAGCGGCATTTACGCAGCCGTATGGACAAATGCGCGTTGATGATGGAGGCTGTCTGCCCGGAAGAGATGGTGGACAGTCAGGTGGAGATCTATGCAGCAGATTGA
- a CDS encoding DHH family phosphoesterase, with amino-acid sequence MQQIELVPGGCREHAARMAAALARLDDVVVAAHANPDGDAVGSLAAAGHILRALGRRFMLYARPGLPRYLDFFTLPAPLYTSLERPPFAPRAALLLDCGEPERLGPELAALLPRLESVNIDHHLGGKGMGSVDNWVDPDAAATAQLVGYVALAAGLPLTGGLAQGVLLGLVTDTGGFAHGNTSAAVLALTAHLVAEGCDLADMRERMDNTWTLGHLHLWGELMGRAQLLEGGSVAFCPVYLEDFRRHQAFKEDLEGFVEHLRRLRGTRVAVLLREDAPERCKFSLRSFGPVDVRAVAVRLGGGGHRNAAGGTVHLSLPAAQAALLEAIRLEERERSAGAEEGPDVAKNPESGQKSCGSDF; translated from the coding sequence ATGCAGCAGATTGAGCTTGTGCCCGGTGGCTGCCGGGAGCACGCCGCGCGTATGGCTGCGGCATTGGCCCGGCTGGACGATGTGGTGGTGGCCGCGCATGCGAATCCGGATGGAGATGCCGTGGGTTCGCTGGCTGCGGCGGGGCATATTTTGCGGGCGCTGGGGCGGCGGTTTATGCTTTACGCCCGGCCTGGTCTGCCGCGGTATCTGGATTTTTTCACTCTTCCCGCACCGTTGTATACCAGTCTGGAGCGCCCGCCTTTTGCGCCGCGCGCGGCTTTGCTGCTGGACTGCGGCGAGCCGGAGCGCCTGGGGCCGGAGTTGGCGGCCCTGCTGCCGCGGCTGGAGAGCGTAAATATTGACCATCATCTGGGCGGCAAGGGCATGGGCAGTGTGGACAACTGGGTGGATCCCGATGCGGCGGCCACGGCGCAGCTGGTGGGGTATGTGGCCCTGGCGGCCGGTCTGCCTTTGACGGGGGGGCTGGCCCAGGGCGTGCTGCTGGGGCTGGTTACGGACACGGGCGGCTTTGCGCACGGCAACACCAGTGCGGCGGTGCTGGCGCTGACCGCGCATTTGGTGGCCGAGGGCTGCGATTTGGCGGACATGCGCGAGCGCATGGACAATACCTGGACGCTGGGGCATCTGCACCTCTGGGGCGAGCTCATGGGCCGGGCGCAGCTGCTGGAGGGCGGCAGCGTGGCTTTTTGTCCGGTGTATCTGGAAGATTTTCGGCGTCATCAGGCCTTTAAGGAAGATCTGGAAGGCTTTGTGGAGCATTTGCGGCGGCTGCGCGGCACGCGGGTAGCGGTGCTGCTGCGGGAGGACGCGCCGGAGCGCTGCAAGTTCAGCCTGCGTTCGTTCGGGCCGGTGGACGTGCGGGCCGTGGCGGTCCGGTTGGGCGGCGGCGGGCACCGCAATGCGGCGGGCGGCACGGTGCACCTTTCGTTGCCGGCGGCCCAGGCGGCCTTGCTGGAGGCGATTCGGCTGGAAGAACGGGAGCGATCGGCAGGGGCGGAAGAAGGGCCTGATGTTGCGAAAAATCCTGAATCCGGCCAAAAATCCTGTGGATCTGACTTTTGA
- the truB gene encoding tRNA pseudouridine(55) synthase TruB: MPQLHGVLVLRKPTGPSSAQCLTAIKRLGQRKIGHAGTLDPMASGVLLVLLGQATKLSGYLLEGGGKVYTGTLRLGQTTDTWDATGTLTAEAPWEGVSAARVREEIAAWRALAEQPVPSYSAAKHEGQPLYRLARKGLVAPSKVKRIEISQADTLDVSLPFVRFRVACSSGTYIRSLAHSLGTRLGCGAVLTELTREYSHPFGLDLARDPADFTADPTLLPGCVQPLSAALPCWPQVELMPDEAARVRNGVAVPCRTEATGERALLLEQGRALALAQRAATPAGPCWTVLRGLWN, translated from the coding sequence TTGCCGCAGCTGCACGGCGTGCTGGTGCTGCGCAAACCGACTGGGCCCAGTTCGGCCCAGTGCCTTACGGCCATCAAGCGCCTGGGGCAGCGGAAGATCGGGCACGCCGGCACGCTGGACCCCATGGCGTCGGGTGTGCTGCTGGTGCTGTTGGGCCAGGCCACCAAACTTTCCGGGTATTTGCTGGAAGGGGGGGGCAAAGTTTATACGGGCACGCTGCGCTTGGGGCAGACCACGGACACCTGGGACGCCACGGGCACGCTTACGGCCGAAGCGCCATGGGAAGGGGTGAGCGCCGCGCGGGTGCGGGAAGAGATCGCCGCTTGGCGCGCCCTTGCGGAGCAGCCTGTGCCGTCCTATTCGGCCGCCAAACATGAGGGGCAGCCCCTGTACCGGCTGGCGCGCAAGGGGCTTGTCGCGCCGAGCAAGGTCAAACGCATAGAAATTTCACAGGCGGACACGCTCGACGTGAGCTTGCCGTTTGTGCGCTTTCGGGTCGCATGCAGTTCCGGCACCTATATACGCTCCCTGGCCCACAGCCTGGGGACGCGCTTGGGGTGCGGAGCCGTGCTCACGGAACTGACCCGGGAGTACAGTCACCCCTTCGGTTTGGACCTGGCCCGCGACCCCGCGGACTTCACGGCCGATCCCACCCTGTTGCCGGGCTGCGTGCAGCCCTTGAGCGCGGCATTGCCGTGCTGGCCGCAGGTGGAGCTTATGCCGGACGAAGCCGCGCGGGTGCGCAACGGCGTGGCCGTGCCCTGCCGCACGGAGGCCACGGGCGAGCGCGCCCTGCTTTTGGAGCAGGGGCGGGCTCTGGCCCTGGCGCAAAGGGCGGCAACGCCCGCCGGGCCCTGCTGGACCGTTTTGCGGGGACTTTGGAACTAA
- the rpsO gene encoding 30S ribosomal protein S15 — MAMDAEAKKTVIEAHAKHEGDTGSPEVQVALLTARIEGLTGHFKEHKKDFHSRTGLLKLVGRRRNILNYLKKKDVQRYRALIEKLGLRK, encoded by the coding sequence GTGGCTATGGATGCTGAAGCGAAAAAAACGGTGATTGAAGCCCATGCCAAACATGAAGGCGATACGGGCTCCCCTGAAGTGCAGGTGGCCCTGCTTACCGCACGTATTGAGGGGCTTACCGGGCACTTCAAAGAACACAAAAAGGACTTCCATTCCCGTACGGGCCTGCTCAAGCTGGTGGGCCGCCGTCGCAACATTCTGAACTACTTGAAAAAGAAAGACGTGCAGCGGTATCGCGCGCTGATCGAAAAACTCGGTCTGCGCAAGTAA